A stretch of Miscanthus floridulus cultivar M001 chromosome 13, ASM1932011v1, whole genome shotgun sequence DNA encodes these proteins:
- the LOC136501330 gene encoding chromatin assembly factor 1 subunit FAS2 homolog isoform X2: MRGGTLQINWHDQQPVLSLDFHPASRRLATAGADHDVKIWVIASDGSDDKLPTATFKSALVPNNTAHSSAVNVLRFSPSGEYLASGADGGGIILWKLHSADDGEAWKIHKTLLFHHKDVLDLQWSHDSAFLVSASVDNTCIIWEASKGTVHQKLEGHLHYVQGVVWDPLGQYIASLSSDRTCKIYANKPQGKSKNAERMNFVCQHTLVKVEYQNHDESKPPIKSHLFHDETLPSFFRRLAWSPDGSFLVLPAGLSKHSSEVINTAYIMSRRDLSRPAIQLPGASKAIVAVRFCPVLFKPRGSNPDGLFKLPYRVVFAVATLNSLYVYDTESVPPILVHAGLHYAAITDIAWSSDAKYLAVSSRDGYCTIIEFENEELGEPHILPGTGELAEGNVACENKKPVIVDSMEVDVDDNKVQEATIPMAVEVTPPPVPTKNIASSKPAKRRITPIAIN, from the exons ATGCGAGGCGGGACGCTGCAGATCAACTGGCACGACCAGCAGCCGGTGCTCAGCCTCGACTTCCACCCCGCCTCCCGCCGCCTCGCCACCGCCGGCGCCGACCACGACGTCAAG ATCTGGGTGATAGCGTCGGATGGCTCGGACGACAAGCTCCCCACTGCCACCTTCAAGAGCGCCCTCGTCCCCAATAACACCGCCCACAGCTCCGCGGTCAACGTCCTCCGCTTCTCCCCTTCAG GGGAGTATCTCGCCTCTGGTGCTGACG GTGGCGGCATCATCCTCTGGAAACTGCATTCCGCTGACGACGGTGAGGCATGGAAAATTCACAAGACGTTACT ATTCCATCACAAGGATGTTCTTGACCTCCAGTGGTCGCATGACAGCGCATTCCTTGTTTCTGCATCAGTTGACAACACTTGCATAATTTGGGAAGCTAGTAAAG GCACGGTGCACCAAAAGTTGGAGGGACATCTGCATTATGTTCAGGGTGTGGTGTGGGATCCTTTGGGCCAGTATATTGCTTCACTGAGTTCTGACAGAACCTGTAAAATATATGCAAATAAGCCTCAGGGCAAATCCAAGAACGCGGAGAGGATGAACTTTGTTTGCCAGCATACACTAGTGAAGGTAGAATATCAGAATCATGATGAATCTAAG CCACCGATTAAATCTCATTTGTTTCACGATGAGACACTACCATCTTTCTTCCGGAGGTTGGCATGGTCACCTGATGGATCTTTTCTAGTATTGCCAGCAG GCCTTTCTAAACACTCTTCCGAAGTGATTAATACCGCTTATATAATGTCCAGGCGTGACCTCTCAAG GCCTGCAATACAACTCCCTGGGGCCAGTAAAGCTATAGTAGCAGTACGCTTCTGCCCTGTGCTGTTCAAACCACGTGGTTCTAACCCAG ATGGTCTCTTCAAGCTTCCTTATAGAGTTGTTTTTGCTGTTGCTACTTTGAACTCTCTGTATGTCTATGATACAGAAAGTGTTCCTCCAATTCTAGTCCATGCTGGTCTACACTATGCTGCCATTACCGATATTGCATG GTCTTCTGATGCTAAGTACTTGGCAGTGTCATCACGAGATGGCTACTGTACTATAATAGAGTTTGAGAATGAGGAACTGGGAGAGCCCCACATCCTCCCTG GAACAGGGGAGCTTGCTGAAGGAAATGTGGCCTGTGAAAACAAGAAGCCGGTAATAGTAGACAGTATGGAAGTAGATGTCGATGATAACAAAGTCCAGGAGGCAACCATTCCCATGGCTGTTGAAGTGACACCACCACCAGTACCGACCAAGAACATCGCATCGAGTAAGCCTGCTAAGAGGCGAATTACTCCTATCGCAATCAACTAA
- the LOC136501330 gene encoding chromatin assembly factor 1 subunit FAS2 homolog isoform X1: MRGGTLQINWHDQQPVLSLDFHPASRRLATAGADHDVKIWVIASDGSDDKLPTATFKSALVPNNTAHSSAVNVLRFSPSGEYLASGADGGGIILWKLHSADDGEAWKIHKTLLFHHKDVLDLQWSHDSAFLVSASVDNTCIIWEASKGTVHQKLEGHLHYVQGVVWDPLGQYIASLSSDRTCKIYANKPQGKSKNAERMNFVCQHTLVKVEYQNHDESKPPIKSHLFHDETLPSFFRRLAWSPDGSFLVLPAGLSKHSSEVINTAYIMSRRDLSRPAIQLPGASKAIVAVRFCPVLFKPRGSNPDGLFKLPYRVVFAVATLNSLYVYDTESVPPILVHAGLHYAAITDIAWSSDAKYLAVSSRDGYCTIIEFENEELGEPHILPGSKEIAKGNLTPETKKPVSADCMKVDISASKLKMEANPVAVGVRAPLLPTENITRTGELAEGNVACENKKPVIVDSMEVDVDDNKVQEATIPMAVEVTPPPVPTKNIASSKPAKRRITPIAIN; this comes from the exons ATGCGAGGCGGGACGCTGCAGATCAACTGGCACGACCAGCAGCCGGTGCTCAGCCTCGACTTCCACCCCGCCTCCCGCCGCCTCGCCACCGCCGGCGCCGACCACGACGTCAAG ATCTGGGTGATAGCGTCGGATGGCTCGGACGACAAGCTCCCCACTGCCACCTTCAAGAGCGCCCTCGTCCCCAATAACACCGCCCACAGCTCCGCGGTCAACGTCCTCCGCTTCTCCCCTTCAG GGGAGTATCTCGCCTCTGGTGCTGACG GTGGCGGCATCATCCTCTGGAAACTGCATTCCGCTGACGACGGTGAGGCATGGAAAATTCACAAGACGTTACT ATTCCATCACAAGGATGTTCTTGACCTCCAGTGGTCGCATGACAGCGCATTCCTTGTTTCTGCATCAGTTGACAACACTTGCATAATTTGGGAAGCTAGTAAAG GCACGGTGCACCAAAAGTTGGAGGGACATCTGCATTATGTTCAGGGTGTGGTGTGGGATCCTTTGGGCCAGTATATTGCTTCACTGAGTTCTGACAGAACCTGTAAAATATATGCAAATAAGCCTCAGGGCAAATCCAAGAACGCGGAGAGGATGAACTTTGTTTGCCAGCATACACTAGTGAAGGTAGAATATCAGAATCATGATGAATCTAAG CCACCGATTAAATCTCATTTGTTTCACGATGAGACACTACCATCTTTCTTCCGGAGGTTGGCATGGTCACCTGATGGATCTTTTCTAGTATTGCCAGCAG GCCTTTCTAAACACTCTTCCGAAGTGATTAATACCGCTTATATAATGTCCAGGCGTGACCTCTCAAG GCCTGCAATACAACTCCCTGGGGCCAGTAAAGCTATAGTAGCAGTACGCTTCTGCCCTGTGCTGTTCAAACCACGTGGTTCTAACCCAG ATGGTCTCTTCAAGCTTCCTTATAGAGTTGTTTTTGCTGTTGCTACTTTGAACTCTCTGTATGTCTATGATACAGAAAGTGTTCCTCCAATTCTAGTCCATGCTGGTCTACACTATGCTGCCATTACCGATATTGCATG GTCTTCTGATGCTAAGTACTTGGCAGTGTCATCACGAGATGGCTACTGTACTATAATAGAGTTTGAGAATGAGGAACTGGGAGAGCCCCACATCCTCCCTG GATCAAAGGAAATTGCTAAAGGGAATTTGACACCTGAGACCAAGAAGCCTGTATCCGCAGATTGCATGAAGGTTGATATTAGTGCCAGCAAGCTTAAGATGGAAGCCAACCCTGTGGCTGTAGGAGTTAGAGCACCACTGCTGCCAACGGAGAACATCACGA GAACAGGGGAGCTTGCTGAAGGAAATGTGGCCTGTGAAAACAAGAAGCCGGTAATAGTAGACAGTATGGAAGTAGATGTCGATGATAACAAAGTCCAGGAGGCAACCATTCCCATGGCTGTTGAAGTGACACCACCACCAGTACCGACCAAGAACATCGCATCGAGTAAGCCTGCTAAGAGGCGAATTACTCCTATCGCAATCAACTAA